In the Oreochromis aureus strain Israel breed Guangdong linkage group 14, ZZ_aureus, whole genome shotgun sequence genome, one interval contains:
- the rnf7 gene encoding RING-box protein 2, giving the protein MDDGDEPGLVLSHNTSSGSKSGGDKMFSLKKWNAVAMWSWDVECDTCAICRVQVMDACLRCQAENKQEDCVVVWGECNHSFHNCCMSLWVKQNNRCPLCQQDWVVQRIGK; this is encoded by the exons ATGGATGACGGCGACGAGCCGGGTTTAGTCCTCTCTCACAATACTTCGTCGGGCTCCAAGTCGGGTGGGGACAAGATGTTTTCTCTGAAGAAGTGGAATGCTGTAGCTATGTGGAGCTGGGACGTTGAGTGTGACACTTGTGCCATTTGCCGAGTACAAGTAATGG ATGCGTGTCTACGATGCCAGGCGGAAAATAAACAGGAGGACTGTGTTG TTGTGTGGGGAGAGTGCAACCACTCCTTCCATAACTGCTGCATGTCCCTGTGGGTGAAGCAGAACAACCGCTGCCCCCTCTGCCAGCAGGACTGGGTGGTTCAGAGAATCGGCAAATAA
- the LOC116330427 gene encoding transmembrane protein 255B isoform X2, producing MVRIQGTAPGRDKRSPQSRATDIMVRVRRALRLVLGMLSLSLLLVVLGVYTTTRTESLNVTGYASGVILTLGSFLGLLGLWLEENRRQLLTAAIAFLGFGIIVSSVCLVIDGVCVALNMDMRPLKAGRCQYYSSGNCYIYENFYTSVSCRSLKESCTMMVRSGTCYCCDLYDCANGGYLSNYYEFVGVESCEEVFTVYILIWTLASLNLVAFFTGILTTAVLGNIRELWSSSPVADPSEKTASSPTAPLLMDANIHTAHQLHPVNGGSPFCFSAEKANPPPFAPLAGVPPCRAHGMSV from the exons ATGGTCAGGATCCAGGGAACAGCACCGGGTCGGGACAAGCGGAGCCCACAGAGCCGAGCAACAG ACATCATGGTGAGGGTCAGGAGAGCTCTGCGGCTGGTGCTGGGCATGCTCAGTCTGTccctgctgctggtggtgctgGGGGTCTACACAACGACCCGAACAGAGAGCCTGAACGTGACTGGCTACGCATCTGGAGTTATt CTCACCCTTGGATCCTTCCTGGGACTTCTGGGACTCTGGCTGGAAGAAAACCGCAGGCAGCTG CTGACCGCTGCCATCGCCTTTCTCGGTTTCGGGATCATCGTCTCTTCTGTGTGCTTGGTGATCGACGGCGTCTGCGTTGCCTTAAATATG GACATGCGGCCACTGAAAGCAGGGAGATGCCAGTATTACAGCAGCGGCAACTGCTACATCTATGAGAATTTCTACACTTCT GTGTCGTGTCGGAGTCTAAAGGAGTCTTGTACCATGATGGTAAGAAGTGGAACCTGTTACTGCTGCGACCTGTATGACTGCGCCAA TGGAGGCTACCTCAGCAACTACTATGAATTTGTTGGAGTAGAAAGCTGTGAGGAAGTCTTTACAgtgtacattttaatttggaCCCTTGCCAGCCTCAACCTCGTGGCCTTCTTCACAGGAATACTCACCACAGCAGTGCTGGGCAACATTAGAGAGTTG TGGAGCAGCAGCCCTGTGGCTGATCCCTCTGAGAAAACAGCATCTTCCCCAACAGCTCCTCTGCTGATGGACGCCAATATACACACAGCACACCAGCTCCACCCAGTCAAT GGAGGATCGCCGTTTTGCTTTTCAGCTGAGAAGGCCAACCCGCCTCCCTTCGCCCCACTGGCCGGCGTGCCGCCTTGCAGAGCCCACGGCATGTCTGTGTGA
- the grk7b gene encoding rhodopsin kinase grk7-b, which yields MGDLLGLDNLVANTTYLKAQQIDRKELRKRRLSLTLPKLKKTSALQAAEGERYESLCEQQPIGRKLFQQFLLTSNDQYAAAAEFLDELSKWSFAEDEKREKAKQTILAKFCQPGSTRFLSYFTEEDAETCKDLSDSNFDEVILDHLREATREFLKGRPFSEYLKSQFFYRFLQWKEYERQTITDKYFYEFRTLGKGGFGEVCAVQVKHTGQMYACKKLDKRRLKKKGGERMALVEKQILEKVNSLFIVNLAYAYNSRHHLCLVMDLMTGGDLRFHIYDLGKRGIRMERVVYYTAQITSGLLHLHNMGIVYRDMKPENVLLDGKGQCRLSDLGLAVELSKGKMICQKAGTTGYMAPEVLKQEYYRYSVDWWSLGCSIYEMVAARLPFRDFREKVQNDEVTRRTLEDECKFEHKSFDAPTKDIISRFLKKRVARRFGCQGDDPRSHEFFNSINFHRLEAGLLEAPWVPKPDVVYAKDADEFKDSSDIKDVKFDTKDEKFFREFSTGAVSVQWQKEMIDSGVFDELNSTTVIQRDRETAWKTRLCVLL from the exons ATGGGTGACCTGCTAGGATTGGACAACTTGGTGGCCAACACCACCTACCTGAAGGCCCAGCAGATCGATCGCAAGGAGCTGAGAAAACGGAGACTCTCCCTGACGCTGCCCAAGCTGAAGAAGACCTCTGCTCTCCAggcagcagagggagagaggtaCGAGTCACTCTGCGAGCAACAGCCTATCGGGAGGAAGCTGTTCCAGCAGTTTCTCCTGACCTCTAACGACCAGTACGCGGCTGCTGCTGAGTTTCTGGATGAGCTGAGCAAGTGGAGCTTTGCCGAagatgaaaaaagagaaaaagccaAACAGACGATCCTCGCCAAGTTCTGCCAGCCTGGGTCTACGAGATTCCTGTCCTACTTCACCGAAGAGGATGCTGAAACATGCAAGGACTTATCGGACAGTAACTTTGATGAGGTGATTTTGGACCATCTGAGAGAAGCCACTAGGGAGTTCCTGAAGGGAAGACCTTTCTCGGAGTACCTGAAAAGCCAGTTCTTCTACAGGTTTCTGCAGTGGAAGGAGTACGAGAGGCAGACGATCACTGACAAATACTTTTATGAGTTCAGGACTCTGGGAAAAGGTGGCTTTGGTGAG GTGTGCGCGGTGCAGGTGAAGCACACGGGCCAGATGTACGCCTGCAAGAAGCTGGATAAGAGGCGTTTGAAGAAGAAAGGCGGTGAGAGAATGGCTCTCGTGGAGAAGCAGATCCTGGAAAAGGTCAACAGCCTTTTTATCGTAAACCTGGCTTACGCTTACAACAGCAGACACCACCTGTGCCTGGTAATGGACCTGATGACTGGAGGAGACCTCAGGTTCCACATATACGACTTAGGGAAGAGAGGCATACGGATGGAGCGTGTGGTTTACTACACAGCCCAGATAACCAGTGGCCTCCTGCACTTGCACAACATGGGCATCGTGTACCGTGATATGAAGCCTGAAAATGTGCTGCTGGATGGTAAAGGACAATGCCGCCTGTCAGACCTCGGATTGGCTGTGGAGCTGTCAAAGGGCAAAATGATCTGCCAGAAG GCTGGTACGACTGGCTACATGGCCCCTGAGGTTCTGAAGCAGGAGTACTACCGCTACTCTGTGGACTGGTGGTCGCTGGGATGCAGCATTTATGAGATGGTGGCCGCCCGCTTGCCTTTCAGAGACTTCAGGGAGAAGGTGCAGAACGATGAGGTGACTCGCCGCACCCTGGAGGACGAGTGCAAGTTTGAACACAAATCCTTCGATGCTCCCACCAAAGATATTATCAGCCGCTTCCTCAAGAAGAGGGTGGCGCGTCGCTTTGGGTGCCa AGGCGACGACCCACGAAGCCACGAGTTCTTCAACAGCATCAACTTCCACCGACTGGAGGCGGGCCTGCTGGAGGCCCCCTGGGTGCCAAAGCCCGACGTGGTCTACGCCAAAGACGCGGACGAGTTCAAGGACAGCTCTGACATCAAGGACGTCAAGTTTGACACCAAGGATGAGAAGTTCTTCAGGGAGTTCAGCACGGGCGCAGTGTCCGTGCAGTGGCAGAAGGAGATGATTGACAGCGGCGTGTTTGACGAGCTGAACAGCACCACGGTCATCCAACGCGACCGCGAGACTGCGTGGAAAACCAGGCTGTGCGTCCTTTtgtga
- the LOC116330427 gene encoding transmembrane protein 255B isoform X1: MRSRKSVISVRSNRTPSMRLLLIRKGNLCFKGGFMVRIQGTAPGRDKRSPQSRATDIMVRVRRALRLVLGMLSLSLLLVVLGVYTTTRTESLNVTGYASGVILTLGSFLGLLGLWLEENRRQLLTAAIAFLGFGIIVSSVCLVIDGVCVALNMDMRPLKAGRCQYYSSGNCYIYENFYTSVSCRSLKESCTMMVRSGTCYCCDLYDCANGGYLSNYYEFVGVESCEEVFTVYILIWTLASLNLVAFFTGILTTAVLGNIRELWSSSPVADPSEKTASSPTAPLLMDANIHTAHQLHPVNGGSPFCFSAEKANPPPFAPLAGVPPCRAHGMSV, encoded by the exons ATGAGGTCAAGGAAGAGTGTGATATCTGTGAGGTCCAATAGGACCCCAAGTATGAGACTGCTGCTCATTAGA AAGGGAAATCTGTGTTTCAAAGGAGGATTTATGGTCAGGATCCAGGGAACAGCACCGGGTCGGGACAAGCGGAGCCCACAGAGCCGAGCAACAG ACATCATGGTGAGGGTCAGGAGAGCTCTGCGGCTGGTGCTGGGCATGCTCAGTCTGTccctgctgctggtggtgctgGGGGTCTACACAACGACCCGAACAGAGAGCCTGAACGTGACTGGCTACGCATCTGGAGTTATt CTCACCCTTGGATCCTTCCTGGGACTTCTGGGACTCTGGCTGGAAGAAAACCGCAGGCAGCTG CTGACCGCTGCCATCGCCTTTCTCGGTTTCGGGATCATCGTCTCTTCTGTGTGCTTGGTGATCGACGGCGTCTGCGTTGCCTTAAATATG GACATGCGGCCACTGAAAGCAGGGAGATGCCAGTATTACAGCAGCGGCAACTGCTACATCTATGAGAATTTCTACACTTCT GTGTCGTGTCGGAGTCTAAAGGAGTCTTGTACCATGATGGTAAGAAGTGGAACCTGTTACTGCTGCGACCTGTATGACTGCGCCAA TGGAGGCTACCTCAGCAACTACTATGAATTTGTTGGAGTAGAAAGCTGTGAGGAAGTCTTTACAgtgtacattttaatttggaCCCTTGCCAGCCTCAACCTCGTGGCCTTCTTCACAGGAATACTCACCACAGCAGTGCTGGGCAACATTAGAGAGTTG TGGAGCAGCAGCCCTGTGGCTGATCCCTCTGAGAAAACAGCATCTTCCCCAACAGCTCCTCTGCTGATGGACGCCAATATACACACAGCACACCAGCTCCACCCAGTCAAT GGAGGATCGCCGTTTTGCTTTTCAGCTGAGAAGGCCAACCCGCCTCCCTTCGCCCCACTGGCCGGCGTGCCGCCTTGCAGAGCCCACGGCATGTCTGTGTGA